A single window of Chloracidobacterium sp. DNA harbors:
- a CDS encoding EutN/CcmL family microcompartment protein, whose product MIIARILGTVVSTQKDERLLGKKLLIVKPINLDGSDQSGYTVAVDTVGAGYHEKVMVVSGSSARLAEGNKDCPVDAAIIGVIDEIDFTAAGK is encoded by the coding sequence ATGATAATCGCACGCATTTTAGGCACTGTTGTGTCCACACAGAAAGATGAACGGCTATTGGGCAAGAAATTGCTCATTGTTAAGCCCATCAATTTGGATGGCTCGGATCAGAGCGGCTACACGGTGGCGGTCGATACTGTCGGTGCGGGTTACCACGAAAAGGTGATGGTGGTTTCCGGTTCATCGGCGAGACTCGCTGAGGGCAACAAAGATTGTCCGGTCGATGCGGCCATCATCGGCGTGATCGATGAGATCGATTTTACCGCCGCCGGGAAGTAA
- the dnaX gene encoding DNA polymerase III subunit gamma/tau, which yields MSYQVIARKWRPQTFEEVTGQEIITHTLRNALEHDRLHHAYLFSGARGVGKTTTARLLAKSLNCHKTSGPNLTPCSGANEAMCPSCLEISESRSIDVLEIDAASHTGIDDVRETIIESINFNPARDRYKVFIIDEVHQLSKPAFNALLKTLEEPPERVVFVMATTELHKVPDTILSRCQEFQFRTIPLQKIYDRLKLIADAEKINIAEDALREIARSGEGSMRDAQSNFDQVISFSGEAITAADVASSLGFAGVEIMTRVITAVTARDAKDILSVVDDLVGRGHDLRNFCRDLLGLYRDMLVYKVVGDDPKFFETAVISPEMMKELSSGSTEADILRAFNSLAETETKLKEATHSRYVIEIGLIKLIELRRVEPVEDLLRRLESITGGSFVATPPASSLHAAPEEKKTLKIANLAASVLASPPPAETVEVAVAVTPVEVETAKPPPNAVAPNGQEPEFPPDNDIFEEPPFDPGFEVFDTPPINVAPIAPTREVRSDPSKMPVRRLPPPTADELAHFDDKNLDAYYEFKLQVTGDDLLPIRQKSEIIKALLDEETVIPRQIPRPVTAPKIAAAVAYDLSDMMSTVEDDISPSEMPKLGVSPTDDELQAYAAVHPAVRRVVNVFRGKIVEVSDNRPKPRT from the coding sequence ATGAGCTATCAGGTAATCGCCCGAAAATGGCGGCCACAAACATTCGAAGAGGTAACCGGTCAGGAGATCATTACGCACACTCTGCGCAATGCTCTCGAACACGACCGTTTGCACCACGCGTACCTGTTTTCCGGTGCCCGCGGCGTCGGCAAGACGACGACCGCACGACTGCTCGCCAAATCGCTCAATTGCCATAAGACATCAGGGCCCAATCTGACGCCGTGCTCCGGAGCGAATGAGGCAATGTGCCCTTCGTGCCTGGAGATTTCCGAGAGCCGCTCGATCGATGTCCTCGAGATCGACGCCGCATCTCATACCGGGATCGATGACGTTAGAGAAACGATCATTGAAAGTATCAACTTCAATCCTGCTCGCGATCGTTACAAGGTCTTTATTATTGACGAGGTCCACCAGCTTTCTAAGCCGGCGTTCAATGCTCTGCTAAAGACGCTCGAAGAACCGCCCGAACGCGTGGTCTTCGTAATGGCGACGACCGAACTGCATAAGGTGCCCGATACCATCCTGTCGCGTTGTCAGGAATTTCAGTTTCGAACCATTCCGCTACAGAAGATATACGATCGTCTGAAATTGATTGCCGATGCTGAAAAGATCAACATTGCCGAAGATGCCCTTCGCGAGATCGCCCGATCAGGTGAGGGTTCGATGCGTGACGCACAGTCAAACTTCGACCAGGTCATCAGTTTTTCCGGAGAGGCGATCACTGCCGCCGATGTAGCGAGTTCGCTTGGATTTGCCGGCGTTGAGATAATGACCCGCGTTATCACGGCGGTCACCGCACGCGACGCCAAAGATATCTTGTCGGTCGTCGATGACCTTGTCGGACGCGGCCACGATCTTCGCAACTTTTGTCGCGACTTGCTCGGGCTTTACCGCGATATGCTGGTCTATAAGGTCGTCGGCGACGATCCGAAATTCTTTGAAACTGCAGTCATCAGCCCGGAAATGATGAAAGAGTTGAGTAGCGGTTCGACTGAGGCCGACATACTTAGAGCTTTCAACTCACTCGCCGAAACCGAAACGAAACTTAAAGAAGCGACACATTCCCGATATGTGATCGAGATCGGCTTGATCAAACTCATTGAACTCAGACGGGTCGAACCGGTCGAGGATCTGCTACGGCGGCTCGAATCGATCACCGGCGGTAGTTTTGTAGCCACGCCACCTGCATCCTCACTGCATGCCGCCCCCGAAGAAAAAAAAACTCTTAAAATAGCCAATCTCGCCGCTTCTGTTCTTGCGAGTCCGCCTCCCGCAGAGACCGTTGAAGTTGCGGTTGCCGTAACGCCAGTTGAAGTGGAAACGGCGAAACCGCCCCCAAATGCCGTTGCCCCGAATGGGCAAGAACCGGAGTTCCCTCCAGACAACGACATTTTTGAAGAGCCGCCTTTCGATCCCGGATTTGAAGTTTTCGACACACCGCCGATCAACGTTGCTCCGATTGCTCCGACGCGGGAAGTTAGATCCGATCCGTCCAAAATGCCTGTGCGGCGGTTGCCGCCACCCACCGCGGACGAACTCGCACATTTCGACGATAAGAATCTTGATGCTTACTACGAGTTCAAACTACAGGTGACCGGCGACGATCTGCTTCCGATCCGTCAAAAATCGGAAATTATTAAAGCTTTATTGGATGAAGAAACGGTGATTCCCCGACAAATCCCGCGTCCGGTAACGGCACCGAAGATCGCGGCGGCGGTGGCCTATGACCTCAGCGATATGATGTCAACTGTCGAAGACGATATTTCGCCCTCAGAAATGCCAAAGTTGGGAGTTAGCCCAACCGACGACGAACTCCAGGCTTACGCAGCAGTCCATCCCGCTGTGCGTCGAGTTGTAAATGTTTTTCGCGGCAAGATCGTCGAAGTGAGTGACAATCGTCCGAAACCCCGAACATAG
- a CDS encoding LemA family protein gives MKRAILLSIVLFAAFGLSGCSYNDLTAKQQQIKGKWANVESALQRRADLIPNLVETAKMAGIQEQEVFGQIADARSRLLNATGAAPTTPGGDKTPEQKQAVIDANNSFGGTIGRLLSLQENYPVLRSNEAFMKVQDELSGTENRINTARLDFNDAVTSYNTTRNSFPAVLTAGLLGFKEEPFFQADPAAKTAPSVGDANSMRKTQPAAPVAPPVPAAPVAPVNAAPTKP, from the coding sequence ATGAAAAGAGCGATTTTATTATCAATAGTTTTGTTTGCGGCATTCGGCCTCAGCGGATGCAGTTACAATGACCTTACGGCTAAGCAGCAGCAGATCAAGGGCAAATGGGCGAACGTCGAAAGTGCGCTCCAAAGACGTGCTGACCTCATCCCCAATCTAGTCGAAACCGCCAAAATGGCGGGTATTCAAGAGCAGGAAGTATTCGGCCAGATAGCAGATGCCCGTTCGCGTCTATTGAATGCAACCGGCGCGGCACCGACGACGCCAGGAGGCGACAAAACACCGGAGCAAAAGCAGGCAGTGATCGACGCCAACAACAGTTTCGGCGGCACTATCGGACGCCTTTTGAGTCTTCAGGAAAACTATCCCGTGTTGCGATCGAACGAAGCATTTATGAAGGTGCAGGATGAGCTTTCGGGTACGGAAAATCGGATCAACACTGCTCGCTTGGATTTTAACGATGCAGTTACGTCCTATAACACCACTCGCAACTCGTTTCCGGCCGTGCTCACCGCAGGCTTGCTTGGCTTTAAGGAAGAACCATTTTTCCAAGCTGACCCGGCAGCCAAGACTGCTCCGAGCGTAGGTGATGCTAATTCAATGCGTAAGACGCAACCTGCGGCACCCGTTGCTCCACCCGTACCGGCGGCACCGGTAGCACCGGTGAACGCGGCACCGACTAAGCCGTAG
- a CDS encoding TPM domain-containing protein: MRRTSLIDRIGLFGAVLVLFCAAIPAFGQDQPWSQNTSPLPAPTGFVNDYAGVIDAVTKQQLESKLKQFKETTSPSVEIAVVTVKSTGDRAIVDYSLAVARGWKIGSKLDDNPSALLLVAVDDRKYFTQISKDLEDELPDGVAGSLQRQYLVPEFRKGNYGKGIADTIDAYIETIRNKGNAPVQKPGATPTASRGGDGSPGGTLFCCLMVIILFIIVVVASRGKGGPTKGDKGRWGGGGFGGGGGGGSGALPWIIGSILSGGSGGSSSSSGDWGSSSGGSDWGGFGGGGDFGGGGSGGDW, encoded by the coding sequence ATGAGAAGAACCTCTTTAATTGATCGGATCGGCTTATTCGGGGCTGTTTTGGTTTTGTTTTGTGCGGCTATTCCTGCATTTGGCCAGGACCAACCGTGGTCGCAAAACACTTCACCATTGCCGGCCCCTACCGGATTTGTCAATGATTATGCCGGTGTCATAGACGCCGTGACCAAACAACAACTCGAAAGCAAACTCAAACAATTTAAGGAGACTACCTCACCGTCAGTCGAGATCGCGGTAGTGACGGTTAAGTCGACCGGTGATCGAGCGATCGTTGATTATTCGCTGGCTGTTGCTCGCGGATGGAAGATCGGATCAAAACTCGACGACAACCCAAGTGCCCTTTTGCTCGTCGCCGTAGATGACCGAAAGTACTTCACGCAGATCAGTAAGGACCTCGAGGATGAACTCCCGGATGGGGTTGCGGGCAGCCTACAGCGTCAATATTTAGTACCTGAATTCCGAAAAGGCAATTACGGAAAAGGTATTGCGGATACGATCGACGCATATATTGAGACGATCAGAAACAAGGGAAATGCACCTGTACAAAAGCCGGGTGCGACGCCGACAGCGTCACGCGGAGGCGACGGATCGCCCGGCGGCACTTTGTTTTGCTGTCTGATGGTCATAATTCTTTTCATAATCGTTGTCGTCGCTTCGCGCGGAAAGGGCGGTCCGACCAAGGGCGATAAAGGGCGTTGGGGCGGAGGCGGATTTGGCGGAGGCGGCGGAGGCGGATCGGGTGCCTTGCCGTGGATCATAGGAAGTATCCTTAGCGGTGGCTCAGGTGGATCTTCGTCTTCGTCAGGTGACTGGGGTTCGTCATCGGGCGGCAGTGATTGGGGCGGATTCGGCGGCGGCGGTGATTTCGGCGGCGGCGGGTCCGGAGGAGATTGGTAG
- a CDS encoding nucleotidyltransferase domain-containing protein: protein MKQHFQAFIDDLVSTHGSNLASVILYGSAAAGDFVPRQSDFNILIALKKIGPEELRSAHGCVREWRRMGNPVPVYFTVSELQNAADVFPIEFYQMSIAHKVLYGTDVLAGLNISDKFLRHQAEYELRSKLIQLRRQYIPASMSVEGLTALMAESLSSFAALFRAVLIIKGVNPPVTKHEIVEMTAQHLGVDITPFEKIFNIRENNAAGTLNEISANALFGEYMEQIEKVIDAVDAAGQ from the coding sequence ATGAAGCAGCACTTTCAGGCATTTATTGACGATCTGGTATCGACCCACGGCAGCAACCTGGCCTCGGTCATTCTCTACGGTTCTGCGGCGGCAGGTGACTTCGTCCCTCGTCAATCGGATTTCAATATTCTTATCGCATTGAAAAAGATCGGTCCCGAGGAACTTCGCAGTGCTCACGGGTGCGTACGTGAATGGCGGCGAATGGGAAACCCTGTTCCTGTATATTTCACCGTCTCGGAATTGCAGAACGCGGCGGACGTCTTCCCGATCGAGTTTTACCAGATGAGTATCGCCCACAAAGTGCTTTATGGTACCGACGTGCTGGCAGGACTTAACATATCTGACAAATTTCTGCGGCATCAGGCCGAGTACGAGCTTCGCTCAAAACTCATCCAGCTTCGACGACAGTATATACCAGCGTCGATGTCGGTCGAGGGCCTCACGGCACTAATGGCCGAAAGTCTTTCGAGCTTTGCTGCTCTATTTCGTGCCGTATTGATCATCAAGGGAGTAAACCCGCCGGTCACAAAACACGAGATCGTTGAAATGACGGCTCAGCACCTCGGCGTAGACATTACGCCGTTTGAGAAAATATTCAATATCCGTGAAAATAATGCAGCCGGAACATTGAATGAGATTTCTGCAAACGCCCTCTTTGGCGAATATATGGAGCAGATCGAGAAAGTAATCGACGCAGTGGACGCCGCCGGACAGTGA
- the aqpZ gene encoding aquaporin Z, with translation MPLTKRLTAEFIGTLWLVLGGCGSAVLAAAFPNLGIGFAGVALAFGLTVLTGVFALGHISGGHFNPAVSIGLWAGKRFDAKDVLPYIVAQVLGAIAGAGILYIIASGKAGFSLVGGFAANGFGEHSPGKYEILACFVSEVVMTFFFLIVILGSTHKRAPKGFAAIAIGLCLTLIHLISIPVTNTSVNPARSTGPAVFVQGWAFSELWLFWLAPILGALLAGFVFSWLGDDGNASDSVIVEETVIIEELAG, from the coding sequence ATGCCATTGACCAAAAGATTGACAGCCGAGTTTATCGGCACACTCTGGCTTGTACTTGGCGGTTGCGGTAGTGCGGTGCTTGCCGCAGCGTTTCCAAACTTGGGTATCGGGTTTGCCGGAGTTGCACTAGCTTTCGGACTTACGGTTCTAACAGGTGTCTTTGCTCTAGGGCATATTTCCGGAGGGCATTTTAATCCGGCGGTTTCGATCGGTCTTTGGGCAGGAAAGCGTTTCGACGCCAAAGACGTGCTGCCTTACATCGTGGCTCAGGTATTGGGGGCGATCGCCGGAGCTGGAATACTCTATATTATTGCCAGCGGCAAAGCAGGTTTTAGCTTGGTTGGCGGGTTTGCTGCCAATGGATTTGGTGAGCATTCACCGGGTAAATACGAGATCCTTGCGTGTTTTGTGTCGGAAGTGGTAATGACGTTCTTTTTCCTGATCGTCATCCTAGGTTCCACTCATAAACGTGCTCCGAAAGGGTTTGCTGCGATCGCGATCGGATTGTGCCTTACTTTGATCCATCTGATCTCGATACCGGTGACAAATACTTCGGTAAATCCTGCCCGCAGTACCGGACCCGCAGTATTTGTTCAGGGATGGGCATTTAGCGAATTATGGCTATTCTGGCTTGCCCCGATCCTCGGTGCATTGTTAGCCGGGTTTGTTTTCAGTTGGTTGGGCGATGACGGGAACGCATCTGATTCGGTAATCGTCGAGGAAACGGTTATCATTGAAGAATTGGCAGGTTAA
- a CDS encoding dipeptidase, with protein sequence MKRIFSCTLAAFVILSFSGIGTLAQTIGNDAALVAKAKKIHAQVITLDTHNDIDTRNFTDSVNYTQDLPNQVNIPKMIRGGLDVSWMIVYTGQGDLTEEGYRKAYQNAIEKFDAIHRLTEKIAPDKIGLALTSNDVRRLHKAGKKIAMIGVENGYPIGTDLGNIRKFADLGARYMSLAHNGHSQLADSNTGESDNKWLYNGLSDLGKKAIIEMNKWGIIVDLSHPSKQSNIQALQLTKAPVIASHSGARALCDHSRNLSDEELELIKLNGGVVQAVAFRSYVSKAKSELRAAKTAEISKELAEKEKFTIIPRADVMKMSEADRNGYMTRITAFRAKTNPIIKERLKEIAPDVNVKDFVDHIDYLVKKIGIDHVGISSDFDGGGGVEGWDNAGETFNVTLELVRRGYTKQQIGKLWSGNLLRVLDDVQKIAKRLQSVK encoded by the coding sequence ATGAAACGTATCTTTAGTTGCACGCTTGCGGCATTTGTAATCCTCTCGTTTTCGGGTATTGGGACGCTGGCACAGACGATCGGCAACGATGCCGCACTCGTCGCCAAGGCGAAAAAGATCCACGCACAGGTGATCACACTGGACACGCATAATGATATTGACACCCGAAACTTCACTGACAGTGTCAACTATACGCAAGACCTCCCAAATCAGGTCAACATCCCCAAAATGATCCGCGGCGGACTGGATGTCTCCTGGATGATCGTTTATACGGGCCAGGGCGACCTCACCGAAGAAGGCTATAGAAAGGCATATCAGAATGCGATCGAAAAGTTTGATGCGATCCACCGACTCACTGAGAAGATCGCTCCGGACAAGATCGGGCTAGCACTCACGTCGAATGATGTGCGACGCCTCCATAAGGCCGGCAAGAAGATCGCAATGATCGGGGTCGAGAACGGATATCCGATCGGCACCGACCTTGGCAATATACGAAAGTTTGCCGATCTCGGTGCACGATATATGTCTCTGGCACATAATGGGCACAGCCAACTTGCCGATTCCAACACAGGCGAGAGTGATAACAAGTGGCTTTACAACGGCCTTAGTGATCTAGGCAAAAAAGCGATCATTGAGATGAACAAATGGGGAATCATCGTCGACCTCTCTCATCCCTCCAAGCAATCGAATATTCAGGCGTTGCAGCTGACCAAGGCTCCCGTCATTGCGTCACATTCGGGTGCCAGAGCTCTTTGCGATCACAGTCGCAATCTGTCGGATGAAGAACTGGAACTGATCAAACTCAATGGCGGCGTTGTTCAGGCCGTTGCATTCCGAAGCTATGTCAGCAAGGCCAAAAGCGAGTTGCGAGCTGCCAAGACAGCCGAGATCTCAAAGGAATTGGCAGAAAAGGAGAAGTTCACTATCATCCCGAGAGCCGATGTAATGAAAATGTCTGAGGCCGATCGTAATGGCTATATGACACGCATCACCGCATTCCGAGCCAAGACAAACCCGATCATTAAGGAAAGGCTCAAGGAAATTGCACCCGATGTAAATGTTAAGGATTTTGTCGATCATATCGATTACCTTGTCAAAAAGATCGGTATCGATCACGTTGGCATCAGTTCGGACTTTGACGGCGGCGGCGGCGTCGAGGGGTGGGACAACGCAGGCGAGACGTTTAACGTCACCCTCGAACTCGTTCGTCGTGGCTACACCAAGCAGCAGATCGGAAAGCTTTGGAGCGGCAACCTCCTACGTGTTCTCGATGATGTCCAAAAAATTGCTAAAAGACTGCAATCTGTGAAATAG
- the eutM gene encoding ethanolamine utilization microcompartment protein EutM — protein sequence MQEALGMVECKGLVAMIEAADAMVKAANVQLVGYEKIGAGFVTAIVRGDVAAVKAATDAGAAAARRVGELVSVHVIPRPHASVDETLPIVKK from the coding sequence ATGCAAGAAGCATTGGGAATGGTTGAATGTAAGGGCCTCGTGGCAATGATCGAAGCGGCCGACGCAATGGTCAAAGCTGCCAACGTACAGCTCGTCGGATACGAAAAGATCGGAGCCGGATTTGTCACTGCGATCGTCCGCGGAGATGTCGCCGCTGTAAAAGCGGCAACTGATGCCGGGGCGGCAGCCGCCAGACGCGTCGGTGAACTTGTGAGCGTTCACGTTATCCCGCGTCCGCACGCAAGCGTCGACGAAACTTTACCGATCGTCAAAAAGTAA
- a CDS encoding EutN/CcmL family microcompartment protein codes for MLLARVIGNVVATQKNQRYEGTRIMLCRQITPEGEDMEYTCIALDSVNAGEGDTVIIVQEGWGASTASTGQAGAAIDSAIVGVVDYIDLLPGVTK; via the coding sequence ATGCTTTTGGCAAGGGTTATCGGCAACGTCGTCGCAACGCAGAAAAATCAGCGTTACGAGGGCACGCGTATAATGCTTTGCCGCCAGATCACTCCGGAGGGCGAAGATATGGAGTACACTTGCATCGCTCTGGACTCTGTCAATGCCGGCGAGGGTGACACGGTAATAATCGTTCAGGAAGGTTGGGGAGCATCGACCGCGTCCACGGGCCAGGCCGGTGCCGCAATTGATTCGGCGATAGTTGGGGTTGTGGACTACATTGATCTTTTGCCGGGAGTTACTAAATAG
- a CDS encoding nucleoside deaminase, whose product MMLALDAARAAQDIGEVPIGACIISNTGELLSSGFNRTITDCDPTAHAEIVALRAAATVVENYRLTGVTLYTTLEPCAMCAGALVTSRVKRVVYGANDERFGAIDTHFGIGKGSELNHRIEFTCGVLADECRELLRSFFRSRRK is encoded by the coding sequence ATGATGCTCGCGCTTGATGCCGCCCGTGCGGCTCAGGATATCGGTGAAGTGCCGATCGGAGCCTGCATCATCAGTAACACCGGCGAATTACTTTCTTCCGGATTTAACCGTACGATAACGGACTGTGACCCTACTGCCCACGCCGAGATCGTGGCTCTTCGCGCGGCGGCAACAGTTGTCGAGAACTACCGCTTAACGGGCGTGACGCTCTATACGACTCTTGAGCCGTGCGCAATGTGCGCCGGGGCTTTGGTCACCTCTCGTGTGAAGCGGGTAGTTTACGGTGCTAACGACGAACGGTTTGGGGCTATTGATACTCATTTTGGGATCGGAAAAGGTAGCGAACTGAATCACCGGATCGAATTTACTTGCGGCGTCTTAGCGGACGAGTGCCGCGAATTATTACGATCCTTCTTTCGCTCAAGACGAAAATAG
- a CDS encoding CPBP family intramembrane metalloprotease codes for MLEIARHLRNDLARLDHKALFALVYAAIGLTCITYFKNPDYLAAILANTRFAAIGDEAARPTANNLYSLIWWVAVSMTFYFVIPVLFVKFVQKRNLSDIGIAFAIEKGFLKLLFFCIAVMLPIVYWMSLTSSFSGKYPFLKVYNGDPYLGSTLIIWELVYFLQFFGLEFFFRGFLVHSLKPSLGFYSILVMTVPYCMIHFQKPMPEAFAAIFAGIFLGWISYKNGTIWLGLVLHCTVAFSMDILALYAKGLLF; via the coding sequence ATGCTCGAGATCGCCCGACATCTACGCAACGACCTTGCTCGCCTTGACCACAAAGCACTTTTTGCACTGGTTTATGCCGCCATCGGGTTGACCTGTATCACATATTTCAAAAATCCCGACTACCTCGCAGCGATACTTGCGAATACGCGGTTTGCCGCGATTGGAGATGAGGCTGCACGTCCGACCGCCAACAATTTATACAGTCTGATCTGGTGGGTAGCGGTTTCGATGACCTTCTACTTTGTTATTCCCGTATTGTTCGTAAAATTCGTACAAAAGCGGAATTTGAGTGACATTGGGATCGCATTTGCCATCGAGAAAGGCTTCTTGAAACTACTTTTCTTTTGCATCGCTGTTATGTTGCCGATAGTTTACTGGATGTCGCTGACATCTAGTTTTTCGGGTAAATATCCCTTTCTTAAGGTCTATAACGGTGATCCATACCTTGGTTCGACACTGATCATCTGGGAACTCGTATATTTCCTGCAGTTTTTCGGACTGGAATTTTTCTTCAGGGGTTTTCTGGTTCATAGCCTAAAACCTTCGCTTGGTTTTTATTCGATCCTCGTGATGACAGTGCCGTACTGTATGATCCACTTTCAAAAACCGATGCCCGAGGCGTTTGCTGCCATTTTCGCCGGCATCTTTTTAGGATGGATCAGTTACAAGAACGGTACGATCTGGCTCGGGTTAGTACTTCACTGCACCGTTGCCTTCTCGATGGATATTTTGGCTTTGTACGCTAAAGGGCTATTATTTTGA
- the ruvA gene encoding Holliday junction branch migration protein RuvA, translated as MIAYLSGKLLEKHANTVIIDVGGVGYEVSIPLSTFYELGDIGTEISLRIFTHVREDAIQLFGFKTLRERDLYLRLISVQGIGAKSGITMLSGMSADEIILALRTDDLARLTSIPGVGRKTAERLVIELRDKVGELVQGGNSALDNVSGAQIPADDIFEDAVSALTNLGYQRPLAEKSLKQAAQEGVEMSVQKLLRRGLQILAK; from the coding sequence ATGATCGCTTACCTGTCCGGCAAACTCTTAGAAAAGCACGCTAATACTGTGATCATCGACGTCGGCGGCGTCGGGTACGAGGTCTCGATCCCGTTGTCCACCTTTTACGAGTTGGGTGATATCGGTACCGAAATTAGTTTGCGGATCTTTACACACGTCCGCGAAGACGCCATTCAGCTATTTGGGTTTAAGACGCTGCGCGAACGTGACCTTTACCTTCGTCTGATTTCAGTTCAAGGGATCGGTGCAAAATCAGGTATTACGATGCTGTCGGGAATGAGTGCGGACGAGATCATTCTGGCTCTTCGCACCGACGATCTGGCACGTCTGACATCGATCCCGGGAGTTGGACGCAAAACCGCCGAACGGCTTGTGATCGAACTCCGCGACAAGGTCGGCGAACTTGTGCAGGGCGGTAACTCTGCTTTGGATAACGTCAGCGGAGCTCAAATTCCGGCCGACGATATATTCGAGGACGCTGTCTCAGCACTCACCAACCTGGGGTATCAAAGGCCTTTGGCAGAAAAGTCTCTCAAACAAGCGGCACAGGAAGGCGTCGAAATGTCGGTTCAAAAACTGCTTCGTCGCGGCCTGCAAATTTTGGCAAAATAG
- a CDS encoding EutN/CcmL family microcompartment protein: MQIARVIGTVVSSVKNQTLEGRKMLIVQTLDADLNPKGSPMIALDAVGAGTGELVFWCRGKEASFPFKRDETPTDCTIVGIIDSEAHVFQG, translated from the coding sequence ATGCAGATCGCTCGTGTAATCGGAACCGTTGTCTCGTCTGTCAAAAATCAGACGCTCGAGGGCCGAAAGATGCTGATCGTGCAGACGCTGGATGCGGATCTCAACCCAAAGGGTTCGCCGATGATCGCACTTGATGCCGTCGGTGCCGGTACGGGTGAGTTGGTCTTTTGGTGTCGCGGAAAAGAGGCTTCGTTTCCATTCAAACGCGACGAGACGCCGACTGACTGTACGATCGTCGGGATCATCGATTCTGAGGCCCACGTTTTTCAGGGATAG
- a CDS encoding class II aldolase/adducin family protein — protein MDESQARKLIVEIGKLLYERSYVVSSDGNVSFRLDNDTVLATPTMTCKGRMTEDCLALTDMDGKPLTDKKASSELAMHLLIYKMRPDIKAVCHAHPPHGTAFAVAGLAIDKPILSEVILTLGCVPLTDYGTPSTNELTEAMKPYVEHHNALLMANHGAVAYGEDLWQAFDRLETLEHTAKIAILAKTLGGAVDLPADAIEKLINIREKAGYLTDAARCQSCGYLHDNGIVCGSKSEPNVETGGNGAKVSLTREELIELLSQAANLS, from the coding sequence ATGGACGAATCTCAGGCTAGAAAACTGATCGTTGAGATCGGCAAATTACTTTACGAACGAAGCTACGTTGTGTCCTCGGACGGCAACGTAAGTTTTCGGCTTGATAACGATACGGTACTTGCGACTCCGACGATGACGTGCAAAGGACGAATGACGGAGGATTGTCTGGCTCTGACCGATATGGACGGCAAGCCGCTGACTGACAAAAAGGCATCCTCGGAACTCGCGATGCACCTGCTGATCTACAAGATGCGTCCGGATATAAAAGCCGTATGTCACGCTCATCCGCCGCACGGAACCGCCTTTGCCGTCGCGGGCCTTGCGATCGACAAGCCGATTCTTTCGGAAGTCATACTGACTCTCGGTTGTGTGCCCTTGACCGATTACGGTACACCGTCCACAAATGAGTTGACCGAGGCTATGAAACCGTATGTCGAACACCACAATGCACTTCTGATGGCAAACCACGGTGCGGTCGCATACGGCGAAGACCTCTGGCAGGCGTTTGACCGCCTGGAGACTCTCGAACACACGGCCAAGATCGCGATACTCGCCAAAACACTCGGGGGCGCCGTCGATCTGCCGGCCGACGCTATCGAAAAGCTTATTAACATCCGAGAGAAAGCCGGATACCTGACCGATGCCGCACGATGTCAGTCGTGCGGGTATCTACATGACAATGGGATCGTGTGCGGTTCTAAGAGTGAGCCGAACGTAGAGACAGGCGGAAATGGTGCGAAAGTGTCGCTGACGCGAGAAGAATTGATAGAGCTTTTGAGCCAAGCGGCCAACTTGAGTTAG